The genomic DNA GAAACGCTTTTTCGTCCGCCGTTTGCGCTTCGCTAATCGCTGTCGTAAAGGTTTTCAGCTGATCGGTTGATGTGATATTGCCACCGAGCAACAGGACACCACCAAGCGTATGATCCTGCAATAATTGACGGTCCGTTTGTGTCAGGGCTGTTCCCGTTACGCCGATGTACAGCAACTGATCGACTTTTTCCGCCGTCGACATCTTCGAGATCGTCTCTTTCAGTTGTTTGTCCGCCCGTTCAGCGGCAGAAGGCCGGTCCGGTTGCGGCGGTTTTGTTTTCTTCGCCGGCTTCGGTTGCGGTTCGACAGGCTGTGTCGGCTCATCGGCGCAACCGGCGAGCAGGACGCTTGTTAACAGGACAGGGACAATCCGTTTCAAATCGGTTCCTCGTTCCGGACACCATTAATGGAATAGTAGACTTCAATCTCAGCGTTCAAGGACTGGGAGACCGAGCAGTATTTATCTTTGGACAACGAAATCGCCCGGCGGACTTTATCGTCCGGTAAATCGCCTTCGAGCCGGTAATGAATCGAAATCGTCGTGAAGCGGCGCGGATGGTCATCTGCCCGTTCCCCTTCGATATCCATTTCAAATGATGTCAATGTCAAACGCATCTTCTCTAAAATCGAGACGATATCGATGCCGGTACAGCCGGCGACGGCGTGAAGCAGGAGTTCCGTCGGCCGGGGTGCCTGATTGTCCCCGCCGTTTTCCGGTGCGGCATCCATTGCCAAGTGATGTCCTGATTCGGTTTCCCCGCTAAAACCCATCTTCTGATTCCAAGTGACTGTTGCTTGCATCAAGATCACGTCCTTTTCTGATTTAAGTGATGTTTCCTACTCTGTTAGTATACCCGAATGCATGGCAAGTGAAATTGACTGTCTATTCAAAATAATTCTTCTTTTCCTGTGACAGGTAAATCCGGTTTCCGCCCTTCTTAAATCATGCTATTCTGAAACACGATAGTTTTTTTGCGCATAGGCGCCAGAAGTGGGGAATTGTTTATGTCATCATCATCGACTCGTTTGAGTCAAGCCGACTGGCTGTTAATCGCGACGTTATCCATGTTGACCTTTGTCCTTGGAACAAGCGAATTCGTCATCGTCGGTATTTTATCCGAAATCGCGGACGGTCTGAACATCACGATTGCAAAAGCCGGAACGCTCGTCTCCGCCTTCGCGATTGCCTTTGCGATCGGAACACCGATTACGATGTCCTTGACTGGACACCTTGAGCGACGGAAGTTAATGCTCAGTCTGATTTTCGTCTGGATCATCCTGAATATCTGTAGCGGGATTGCACCGAACTATGAACTGTTACTCGTGTCACGAATCGTGACGGCTGTTCTGACGGGTGTCCTGATTTCACTGGCAATGGTCGTCGCAAGCGACAGTGTGCCGATCGCGAAACGCGGCGTCGCTGTCTCCTTCATCTTTGGTGGATTTACGATGGCAAACGTTCTCGGTGTCCCGATCGGTACGTTCATCGGACAGCACGCCGGTTATGCTGCTACATTTTGGCTGACAAGTAGCCTTGGTGTCGTCGCCTTGCTCGCTGTCCTGAAGGTCGTTCCGGTCCAGCAATCGGAATCATCCGGTTCAATCCGGGAACAGCTCAGTTTACTCGCCAATCCACGGATCATGATTGCCTTTTTCATTCCGTCGTTCGGATTCGGTGCGACATACGTCGTCTATACGTATCTCGTCCCGGTCCTTGAGCTGGAATTGAAGCTACCGTCGGCCTGGATCAGTCCGATTCTACTCGCGTACGGCGTCGTCTCGATCTTCAGTAACATCCTGGCCGGAAAAATCGCCAGCAAAAATCCGATCGGCCGTCTACGGTTCGTCTTCATCGTTCAGGCGATCGTACTCGCTGCTCTCTACGTGACGACAGCATCCGTGTCACTTGGTCTGATCAATATTGCCTTGATGTCCTTGATGTCGATTTTATTGACGACCTCAACACAAATCTATCTGATTGACCTGGCAGAGAAGTTTAATCCGGAAGCAAAAGGACTAGCCGCTTCCTTGATGCCGGTCGCAAGCAATGTCGGGATTGCCTTCGGTTCCGCACTCGGCGGACTCGTCTATGCGAACGGTCCGATCATGAACATCGCCCTTGTTGGTGGTGCCGTTGCCTTACTCGCAGCCGCTTTGACGGCTGTCAGTCATCGGCTCGATCAGCGGGCATAACATCCAAAAGACTTCTGTTCCGATGGTGCCATCACCTGTGGCATACGAAACAGAGGTCTTTTTGTTGAATCCGGAACTTAAAGCTGACTGGTACTCAGACCAAACCTTACAAGACTGTTAGGTGAACGTATCCAATTTGTTGCTTAATCTGTCAATCGGCATGTTACGGTAGAGACAGCTTATCCATCCCAACTACTTAAAGGAGTTTTTATTATGAAATCGTATTACGCTCTTCCCCTGACAGCCTTATTGTTGACAGCAACTATCAGTCCAGTCGCAACATATGCAGCGACACCAACAAAAGTCGAAACAAAAAAACCGCTGTCGGAAAAAGCACTCGCGAAAAAGAAAACAGAAATCGCTAAATTGGCGACATCACTGATCGGGACACCGTATAAAGAAGGCGGTACGACAACAAAAGGGTTTGATGCGTCGGGCTTCACGCAATACGTTTATCAAAAAAGCGGTCTGACACTCGAGCGGACGATTGCGAAACAAGCCGCGATGCCGTTGAAAACTGTCACACTCAAAAAAGCCGTCCCGGGTGATCTATTGTTCGTCCAGGCGAAAAAGGCGAAAGCCCCCAACTTCGTCGGGATTTATACCGGCAAAAATAAGTTCGTTGCCGTAACGACGAAGAAGGTCGAATCGCAAGACCTGACGTGGAGTTACTACGCGAAACAGGACATCATCATCAAATCGTATCAGTAAAACAAAAACAGTCATCCGGAACTCATGCGAGTTCCGGATGACTGTTTTGTTGTGGTGATTAAGCTGTCCGTTAGTTTAAAACAAGTGTGTTGAACATTGTTTCGTTTCGCTTCAGTTTATCTTTGATGTTTCCTTCGTATACGACACGTTTTGATAACGCATCAACAACACGTATGTTAATTACACCATCCCCGGCTTGGCTTCCCATATAGATTATGTCATTCTGTAGTTCAATAAATTTATTCAAAACGTCACCATCTTTTGTATGGGGTAAAATCATCGAATATTTTTTCATTTTCTTTGACGTCAAATCGTAGACAGTCCAACGTAAACCTTTTAGTTCATCTTTAAGCATAATTAGTTTCTTTCCATCGATGCTTAGTTTTGTTTGAGAGGCATCGCTCAAATCCAATCCCTTTAGAGGCTGAACCGTTTTCCCATTGCTCAAATATACCGTTTCTTTTGTTGCATCTGATCCTTCTACACCTTCACTCGTGTAATAGACAATCGTCTCGTCATGGATACCTAAAATATAAGTATACTTTTTGGAAGTATAAGGTAAATTTATTTTTTGAACCGTATCGTTCTTTAAATTGATTTTGTACAACAATGTTTCTAAATTTGTTGCATAATCCTGTGCGTAAACATACAAACTGTTTTCAACACGTTGATACGGAATGAGATCAATTTCTCCTAGCTTCTGAGCTTCAGAAGGTTCCGGAAATATTTTTTTTACGACACGCTGTTTGCCAGCATTCCAGTACTGCAATTCCCACTTATTTTTATCTTTTATACCGATTCCGTAAGTAATTCCATCTTGTTCTAGCGTAGCGACCTTATCTAACGCAATAAAACGTCGGAAGTCAGTCGGTTCACCCTCTTCATCAATCGGATTATTAAACAAACTGGTAATCAAATTACCTGCTGTTTTTTGCACATGCCCGTCTAATCCAACGTTGTAATCAAGGTTTTTTAGACCCTGATCATAAATTTCTGCGTGAACAGAACGGACAACTGATTGTTTCGGATCTCCTTTGACCCTCTCAACAACAAAATCTGATTCGTCGATCGAACGAATGAACAAGGTGTATATTCCTACCGTCAAGAAGCTGACGACAGCCAGTATGAGTACAAATTTAAATTTTCGCATGACGTCCTCCTTAGACCGAAATTTTCCATTTTAATAAACGCAGGCTTTTCCAAATCGTATACGCAAAGTAGAGCACAAAGATCGTCACCATGATTCCTGCTGTTTCATGACGTAAAAAGATGTTCAGTGTTTCGATTATATACAAACCACCCATCATTATGGTAAAGAGAGCAGCCACTTCAAGGACGATGAATAATAGTCCTTTCGCTTTACGGTAAGACCGTTCAAGCAGCACGAGCAGAAACAAAAAACTGACAATGAATAGAGCTAAAATAATGAATACGAGCAAATCCATTCCATTCATCGTATACAACTGCTTTAGTGTATCCGAGAGAACTAGTGAGGAGGAT from Exiguobacterium sibiricum 7-3 includes the following:
- a CDS encoding OsmC family protein, with the protein product MQATVTWNQKMGFSGETESGHHLAMDAAPENGGDNQAPRPTELLLHAVAGCTGIDIVSILEKMRLTLTSFEMDIEGERADDHPRRFTTISIHYRLEGDLPDDKVRRAISLSKDKYCSVSQSLNAEIEVYYSINGVRNEEPI
- a CDS encoding MFS transporter; its protein translation is MSSSSTRLSQADWLLIATLSMLTFVLGTSEFVIVGILSEIADGLNITIAKAGTLVSAFAIAFAIGTPITMSLTGHLERRKLMLSLIFVWIILNICSGIAPNYELLLVSRIVTAVLTGVLISLAMVVASDSVPIAKRGVAVSFIFGGFTMANVLGVPIGTFIGQHAGYAATFWLTSSLGVVALLAVLKVVPVQQSESSGSIREQLSLLANPRIMIAFFIPSFGFGATYVVYTYLVPVLELELKLPSAWISPILLAYGVVSIFSNILAGKIASKNPIGRLRFVFIVQAIVLAALYVTTASVSLGLINIALMSLMSILLTTSTQIYLIDLAEKFNPEAKGLAASLMPVASNVGIAFGSALGGLVYANGPIMNIALVGGAVALLAAALTAVSHRLDQRA
- a CDS encoding C40 family peptidase yields the protein MKSYYALPLTALLLTATISPVATYAATPTKVETKKPLSEKALAKKKTEIAKLATSLIGTPYKEGGTTTKGFDASGFTQYVYQKSGLTLERTIAKQAAMPLKTVTLKKAVPGDLLFVQAKKAKAPNFVGIYTGKNKFVAVTTKKVESQDLTWSYYAKQDIIIKSYQ